A single Arthrobacter sp. ERGS1:01 DNA region contains:
- a CDS encoding MFS transporter, with the protein MLDTVVTANKSSQRLTPQVRKGLLGLGLGNALEWYDWMVFGLLSAFIGPNFFPSADPLSATLNTLAVFAVGFAFRPLGGILFGTLADRIGRRRVMLISISMMAGTTLVIALTPGYSVIGPWAGIILVACRIVQGISTGVEAPLSTAHAVELVPAGREGLVAGIMGFYVNIGILLASLVSFLCSLTIGGAAMGAWGWRVPFIVGAIFGIVVVYLRRALPETMHPEEIENSTTKAVWSGVGKHWLSVLAIIFIVGAVQAYNYAWNVGLPSAARSNFKEDPTAVFAVTTALGVVLVIGSWIIGKLADGKAMSRWFLWTRWLAVPSVFLMLLYTKPGMLGFAAVVLGGSVILVLNMTLYNVVSTSLMPKSCRGTGVSLGYGIGVAVFGGTASYLLVWLQSQHLDWIFPVYVAVLSVLSIIFYLLARRANGIFVGK; encoded by the coding sequence ATGCTAGACACCGTCGTCACAGCAAATAAGTCGTCCCAAAGGCTCACCCCCCAAGTTCGCAAGGGGTTGCTCGGTTTGGGGCTCGGCAACGCCCTTGAATGGTACGACTGGATGGTCTTCGGCCTCCTCTCCGCCTTCATCGGACCAAACTTCTTTCCCTCGGCGGATCCGCTGTCCGCAACCTTGAACACGCTGGCCGTGTTCGCCGTCGGATTCGCCTTCCGCCCGCTGGGTGGAATCCTCTTCGGCACCCTCGCCGACAGGATCGGCCGCCGCCGGGTCATGCTGATCTCCATCTCCATGATGGCGGGGACCACGCTCGTCATCGCCCTCACCCCCGGCTACAGCGTGATCGGCCCCTGGGCCGGCATCATCCTGGTGGCCTGCCGCATCGTCCAGGGCATCTCCACCGGTGTTGAGGCGCCACTGTCCACGGCGCACGCCGTGGAACTGGTCCCTGCCGGCCGCGAAGGCCTGGTCGCCGGCATCATGGGCTTCTACGTCAACATCGGCATCCTGCTGGCATCGCTGGTCAGCTTCCTGTGCAGCCTGACGATCGGCGGGGCAGCCATGGGCGCCTGGGGATGGCGTGTGCCGTTCATCGTCGGCGCCATCTTCGGCATCGTCGTCGTCTACCTGCGCCGGGCACTGCCCGAAACCATGCACCCGGAAGAAATCGAAAACAGCACCACCAAGGCCGTCTGGTCCGGGGTTGGCAAACACTGGCTCAGCGTCCTGGCCATCATCTTCATCGTCGGCGCAGTCCAGGCCTACAACTACGCATGGAACGTGGGCCTGCCCAGCGCCGCCCGCAGCAACTTCAAGGAAGACCCCACCGCAGTCTTCGCCGTCACCACCGCACTCGGCGTGGTCCTGGTGATCGGCAGCTGGATCATCGGCAAGCTCGCCGACGGCAAGGCCATGTCCCGCTGGTTCCTGTGGACCCGCTGGCTCGCCGTCCCCTCCGTATTCCTGATGCTCCTCTACACAAAGCCCGGCATGCTCGGCTTCGCCGCAGTGGTCCTGGGCGGCTCGGTCATCCTGGTGCTGAACATGACCCTCTACAACGTCGTCAGCACCTCGCTCATGCCCAAGAGCTGCCGTGGCACGGGGGTCTCCCTCGGCTACGGAATCGGCGTGGCAGTCTTCGGCGGCACCGCATCCTATCTGCTCGTCTGGCTCCAGTCCCAGCACCTTGACTGGATCTTCCCGGTCTACGTTGCCGTGCTGTCGGTACTGAGCATCATCTTCTACCTCCTCGCCCGCCGCGCCAACGGCATCTTTGTCGGAAAGTAA